The Methanobacterium alcaliphilum genome contains the following window.
GATCTTCAACTTAATGGAAATGGTTATCCGAGCATACGATCCATGTCTATCCTGTGCTACCCACACCATCGACAGCCAAATGAGACTTGCCACCTTAGAAGTGTTTGACAAACAGGGTAACCTGGTCAACAGAATCTAATCTCGCCGGAAGGTGGTAAAAATGATAGTAGTCAACAAAGAAGACTGCATCAGGTGTGGCGCTTGCCAAGGCACTTGCCCTACTGCAGCTATTGAAGTAACTCCTGCAAATGTGATTTACTGTGATATCTGTGGCGGCGAACCAAAATGTGTTGCAACTTGCCCTCAAGATGCATTAAAATTAGAGGAAATGGTCTTAGATGAAGAAGGCACTACTCAAGGTAGAATTGTCTTCAACCCTGCTCTATGTGATGAGTGTGGTGACTGTGTAGATGTGTGTCCCCCTCAGACTCTTAAATTGGAAGA
Protein-coding sequences here:
- a CDS encoding 4Fe-4S dicluster domain-containing protein, yielding MIVVNKEDCIRCGACQGTCPTAAIEVTPANVIYCDICGGEPKCVATCPQDALKLEEMVLDEEGTTQGRIVFNPALCDECGDCVDVCPPQTLKLE